A stretch of Odocoileus virginianus isolate 20LAN1187 ecotype Illinois chromosome 31, Ovbor_1.2, whole genome shotgun sequence DNA encodes these proteins:
- the CYLC2 gene encoding cylicin-2, translated as MSVPRFQKINFGAYDNYIPVSELSKKSWNQQHFALVFPKPPRPGKKRRSKPSQLREDTGPNYDAEKLRGDRKRPLWMHRSLMRISERPSVYLAARSQPPQKATRSSKEDSEKAAKPSSPMLKKSKEDKDKSDSEAEPTVSKEKSRKLSKKEPEAKKEKPDEKKDLKKERKDSKKGKESVTESEDEKAGAEKDSKKDKKGSKKGKESPSDSGGEKGDAKKDSKKDKKGSKKGKESPSESEGEKGDAKKDSKKDKGSKKGKESATESEGEKGDAKKDSKKDKDKKGSKKGKEPDSKEEGEKGDAKKDDKKDKKSSKKGKESATELEGEKKDSKKDKEGKKDSKKAGEKGDESKGKKDSKKKDSKKEKKDEKKPGEADSEPKDAAKKDAKKDAKKDAKKDAKKDAKKDTKKGK; from the exons ATGTCTGTGCCAAGATT ccaaaaaataaactttggaGCATATGATAATTACATTCCAG TCAGTGAATTAAGCAAAAAATCATGGAATCAGCAACACTTCGCCCTGGTATTTCCCAAACCACCAAGgccagggaaaaaaaggagatcaAAACCTTCCCAACTACGAGAAGATACAGGTCCT AACTATGATGCAGAGAAGTTAAGGGGAGATCGTAAACGACCTTTATGGATGCATCGTTCTTTAATGAGAATTTCTGAGAGACCATCTGTTTATTTAGCTGCCAGGAGTCAGCCTCCCCAGAAAGCAACTCGTTCCTCCAAGGAAGATTCTGAAAAGGCAGCAAAACCTTCATCTCCGATGCttaagaaaagtaaagaagaCAAGGACAAATCAGATTCAGAAGCAGAACCCAcagtttcaaaggaaaaatcCAGGAAACTTTCAAAGAAAGAACCAGAAGCTAAAAAAGAGAAACCAGatgaaaagaaagatttaaaaaaagagagaaaagattcaAAGAAGGGCAAGGAATCAGTGACAGAATCTGAAGATGAAAAAGCAGGTGCAGAGAAAGATTCTAAAAAAGATAAGAAGGGGTCAAAGAAGGGCAAGGAATCTCCTTCAGATTCAGGAGGTGAAAAAGGAGATGCAAAGAAAGATTCCAAAAAAGATAAGAAGGGGTCAAAGAAGGGCAAGGAATCTCCTTCAGAAtcagaaggtgaaaaaggagatgCAAAGAAAGATTCCAAAAAAGATAAAGGTTCAAAGAAGGGCAAGGAATCTGCTACAGAATCAGAAGGTGAAAAAGGGGATGCAAAGAAAGATtccaaaaaagataaagataagaAAGGTTCAAAGAAGGGCAAGGAGCCTGATTCAAAGgaagaaggtgaaaaaggagatgcaaagaaagatgacaaaaaagataagaaaagttCAAAGAAGGGCAAGGAGTCTGCTACAGAATTGGAAGGTGAAAAGAAAGATTCAAAGAAggataaggaagggaaaaaagattcAAAGAAAGCAGGTGAGAAAGGTGATGAATCAAAGGGCAAGAAAGATTCAAAGAAGAAggatagtaaaaaagaaaagaaagatgagaagaaGCCTGGTGAGGCCGATAGTGAACCAAAGGATGCAGCGAAGAAGGATGCCAAGAAGGATGCCAAGAAGGATGCCAAGAAGGATGCCAAGAAAGATGCCAAGAAAGATACCAAAAAGGGAAAGTAG